One window of the Populus nigra chromosome 4, ddPopNigr1.1, whole genome shotgun sequence genome contains the following:
- the LOC133691784 gene encoding ethylene-responsive transcription factor RAP2-1-like gives MEGECYTSPSASSSTPTTSIGKRKHGRQQNQEKPYRGIRMRKWGKWVAEIREPNKRSRIWLGSYSTPIAAARAYDTAVFYLRGPSVRLNFPDLIHQEDELCDVSAASIRKKATEVGAKVDALQTALHASPGDNSPANRLLLSEKPDLNEYPENCDEE, from the coding sequence atggaaGGAGAGTGTTATACATCACCAAGTGCTTCAAGTTCAACTCCAACAACAAGCATAGGGAAGCGTAAGCATGGTAGGCAACAAAACCAGGAGAAGCCATATAGAGGGATAAGGATGAGGAAGTGGGGTAAGTGGGTAGCTGAAATTAGAGAACCAAACAAGAGGTCTAGGATTTGGCTTGGGTCCTACTCAACACCAATAGCTGCAGCTCGTGCATACGACACAGCCGTTTTCTATCTCCGAGGGCCTTCTGTTAGGCTTAATTTCCCTGATTTGATTCACCAAGAAGATGAGTTGTGTGATGTGTCTGCTGCTTCTATACGCAAGAAAGCCACTGAAGTCGGGGCTAAAGTTGATGCCTTGCAAACAGCTCTCCATGCATCACCAGGAGACAACTCGCCAGCAAATCGACTGTTACTTTCAGAGAAACCTGATTTGAACGAGTACCCAGAGAATTGTGATGAAGAGTGA